In the genome of Streptomyces sp. NBC_00259, the window CCGGGTACGAGTGAGGTCCGGATGGGAGGCGGGCCGCTGCGCTGCTGGGTGGTCGTGGGCACGCCGGCGCGTGTACTGCGCGGCTGGACGGCGCTCACGGGCGCTCCCGCACTCCCCCCGTCGTGGGCGCTGGGCCCGCAGCACGCGCGCTGGGGCTTCGGCAGTGAGAAGGAGGTCCGCCGGGTGGTGGCGGGCTACCGGGAACGAGGGCTTCCGCTTTCGGCGGTGCATCTGGACATCGACCACTACGACGAGCACCGGGTGTTCACCGTCGACCGTGAGCGTTTCCCGGACCTGCCCGGGCTCGCGAAGGAGCTGCGGGCGGACGGGGTGCGGCTGGTGTCGATCGTCGATCCCGCGGTGAAGGCGGAGCCCGGGTATGCCGTGTACGACGGTGGCGCCGCGACCGGTGCGTTCGTACGCGACGGGCGCGGCCGGGCGGTGCGCGGGGTGGTGTGGCCCGGCGAGTGTGTGTATCCGGACTTCACCGACGAGGCGGTCCGTGCCTGGTGGGGCGAGCTGTACGAGGAGCGGCTCGCCCAGGGCTTCGCCGGCGTGTGGCACGACATGAACGAGCCGGTGTCGTTCGCTCCGTTCGGCGACATGACGCTGCCCCGTTCCGCCCGGCACGCGCTGGAGGGCCGGGGAGGCGATCACCGCGAGGCCCACAACGTGTACGCGCTCGGGATGGCCCGGGCCGGCTACGAAGGGCTGCGGCGGCTCCGGCCCGGGGAGCGCCCGTTCCTGTTCTCCCGGTCCGGCTGGGCGGGGATGCAGCGGTACGGCGGGACCTGGTCCGGTGATGTGGCGACGGGCTGGCCGGGGCTGCGGGCGTCGCTGTCACTGGTGCTGGGGCTCGGCCTGTGCGGGGTGCCGTACTCGGGTCCCGATGTGGGCGGTTTCGACGGCAGACCTTCGCCGGAGCTGTTCCTGCGGTGGTTCCAGCTGGGTGCGTATCTGCCCCTGTTCCGTACGCATGCGGCGATCGACGCGGGGCGCAGGGAGCCGTGGGAGTTCGGGCCGCAGGTCCTCGGTCACGCCAAGGCGGCGCTGCTCGAACGGGAAAGGCTGCGCCCGTACTTCGTGACCCTGGCGCGGCTGGCGCACCTCACCGGGGCACCGTATGTGCGGCCGTTGTGGTGGGGGGCGCCCCGCGACCGGGCGCTGCGTGACTGCGAGGACGCCTTCCTGCTGGGTGACGCGCTGCTGGTGGCTCCGGTGCTGGAGCCCGGCGCGGACCGGCGGGCGGTGCGGCTGCCGCGGGGGCTCTGGTACGACACCGTGTCCGGCCGGGCGTACGAGGGGCCGGGGCAGGTGCTGCTGGACGCGCCGCTGTCGCGGATACCGGTGCTGGCGCGGGCGGGTGCGGTGGTTCCCGTACGCGGTGAGGACGGCGGCACCGAGCTGGAGGTGTGGGCGCCCGCGCCGGGGCGTACCGGAACGGGTGTGGTCGTCGAGGACTCGGCCGGGGTGTCGCCGCGCCCGGCGGTGGAGCGGTACGCGTCGCGGCTGGTGGACGGCCGGGTGGTGGTGGAGCGGGTGTCCGGCGCCGGTGCGGTGCGGGTGGAACGTCCGCTGCGGGTACGGGGCGAAGGCGGTGCTCAGGCGTAGCGGCCCGCGAACCAGTTCCGTACCGCCGTCGTGTGCAGGGGGAACGCCAGCTCCGCGGGTTCGTGGAGGACGTGCCAGCCCTCGGTCTCGTCGGTGGGGGCGGACGGCGGCAGTTCGGCCGCCGTCCGCAGCGGGAGCAGGCCGAAGAGGAGCAGATGTCCGCCGGGCGAGCTGAGGGCGTCGGCCAGCCGGACGTCCGCGTGCGCGGCCTCGATGCCGGTCTCCTCCCTCAGCTCCCGTACGACCGCGTGCTTCCAGTCCTCGGTCTGGTCGATGAACCCACCGGGCAGGGCGATCCCGCCGAGCTGCGGCTCGATGGTGCGGGTGATGACGACCAGTCCGGTGCCGTGCGTGGTGGTGACGGGCAGGAGTGCGACGGCGACGGGAAGCGGGTTGCGGTACGCGATGTCGCCACAGGCGGGGCAGCTGCGGGGCCAGGCGGTGGCGCCGGGGTAACGGGCACCGCAACTGGAGCAGTGGGAGTCCCTCACGGGGGTCCGGGGCGTGGACACGCGAACTGCTCCTCCTGCTCCGGCTGTTGCAGCGGTTCCCGCTGCTGCGGCGCTTGCCGGATCGGCAGCATCGGCGGAATCGGGCACGGGCTCGCGGGGCTCGGTCACACGCGGACTGTACGCGACGGCGGGCCCCGCGGCCCGTACGGTCAGGTCAGCGACCTGACCGACACCGGGAAGTCGAAGTAGGTGTCGGGGAACAGCTCCGGTTTGTGGGTGAAGTGCCACCACTCCTCGGGCAGGTTGACGAATCCCACGTCGGCGAGGGTGTTCTTGAGCAGTTGCCGGTTGGCGCGCTGCGTGCCCCGGATGCGTGGGTCCTCGGTGTGCGACAGGGTGTCGAAGCAGTCGAACCCGGTACCCATGTCCGCCGAGTTGTCCGGGAAGCGCTCCGACTGCGGGGCGTAGCAGGGGACGAGGGTTTCGCCGGGGACGTAGGGCCGGGTCTTCTTCGCCGGGAGGCGGACGACGGTGAGGTCGACGGTGCTGCCGCGGCTGTGGCCGGACTTCTCCGCGATATAGCCGTCCGCGAAGAGTCTCGACTTGTCGACGTGTGGATAGAACTCCGGCTTCATCCGCTCGTCGCCGAGGTCCTTGGCCCAGCGCACGAAGTGGTCGACGGCGCGCTGCGGGCGGTAGCAGTCGTAGACCTTGAGCGAGTAGCCCTGGAGCAGCAGCTTTCGCTGCGCCTCGTGGAGGGCCCGGGCGGCCGGGCGGGTGAGGATGCAGAGCGGCTGGCGGTAGCCGTCGATCCGTTCGCCCACGAAGTTGTGCGCGGTCGTGTAGCGCATCTCCTGGATGATCGTCGGATCCACGGCACGCAGTGCGACGAACTCCTCGGGAGCCTTGGGTTCGGAGGCGGCCCGGGCGGCGGGCGGGGCGGTGGCGGTGCCCGCGAGCAGGGCCACGGTGGTGAGGGTCAGGGCGGACAATGCGGTGGCGAGTCGTCTCATGCGCATCATGCGCACCGTCTACCAGGAACGGGCCGCCGGGACCACCCCCGTGGATCCCGGCCACCCGTTCATTCGTTCCGGACGCCGAACGGGCCTGTTCGGTTCTCGTTCCGGACGGGGGGTCGTCGTCGTTCGCGGGACCGTGGCACACTGGCCCCGTACCTGACGGATCGTCAGCTGACGCCGGAATCCCGGGAGTGGCCTTGGCGCGTACGCGTACACCAGTGGTGGCCGGCTGGTTCACCGAGCTCACCGAGGACGGCGACGGGCGGGAGTTCCGGCTGCTCGGCACGCGCTGCCCCGCCTGTTCCGCGGTGTTCTTCCCGCGTGAGGACTCCTTCTGCCGCAACCCCACCTGTGCGGGCGGCGAGCCGGAGGAGGTCCCGCTGTCGAAGCGCGGCCGTGTGTGGTCGTACACGGACGGCCGCTACCGGCCGCCGCCGCCGTACGTCTCCGACCCAGAGGCGGAATGGGAGCCCTACACGCTGGTCGCCGTCGAGCTCGCGGCAGAGGGGATGGTGGTCCTCGGGCAGGCGGCCCCCGGCGTGACCGTCGCGGACCTGAGCGTCGGCATGGAGGTCGAAGTGGTCCCCGGAATCCTTCACGAGGACGCCGAGACCGTCTGGACGACGTGGCACTGGAGCCCGGTGGAGGCGGACCGGTGAGCGACATCGCGGTGCTCGGGGCGGGCATGCACCCGTGGGGCAAGTGGGGCCGGAACTTCGTCGAGTACGGGACCGCCGCGGCACGTGCCGCGCTCGCCGATGCGGGCATCCGCTGGCAGGACGTCCAGTCGGTGGTGGGGGCCGACACGGTCCGCTGCGGCTACCCGGGCTATGTCGCGGGGGCCACCTTCGCGCAGGCCCTGGGCTGGCAGGGGGCGCGCGTCACCAGTGTGTACGCCGCCTGCGCGTCCGGGGCGCAGGCCGTGAACACGGCGAGGGCCCAGATCCTCGCGGGCATGGCCGATGTGGTGCTGGTGGTGGGCGCGGACTCCGCGCCGAAGGGGTTCTTCGCCCCTGCGGGCGGGGACCGTCCGGACGATCCGGACTGGCTGCGCTTCCGAGTGCTGGGAGCCACGAACCCGGCCTACTTCGCGCTGTACGCCCGCCGCCGCATGGCCCTGCACGGCGACACGGTGGAGGACTTCGCGCAGGTCAAGGTGAAGAACGCGGCGGCCGGGGCGCTCAATCCGTACGCCCGCTACCGCACGACGGTGACCGCCGAGCAGGTCGCCGCCTCGGCCGTCGTCGCCGATCCGCTGCGGCTCCTCGACATCTGCGCCACGTCGGACGGTGGCGCCGCTCTGGTGCTGTCGAGCATGGAGTACGCCCGTCGGCACGGCGTGCCCGATCCGGTCCGTGTCCGAGCCGTCTCGACCGTGACCCCCACCTACCCGAGGACCGTGCTCGACCTCCCCGACATCGCCACGGACTCGGCGGTCGCCACGGACTCGGCGGTCGCCATGGACCCGTCGCCGCCTGGTTTCCGGGCGGCGATCGCGCACGCCGCCTACGAGGAGGCCGGACTCGGGCCCGAGGACCTGGCGCTCGCCGAGGTGTACGACCTGTCCACGGCACTGGAGCTGGAGTGGTACGAGGACCTCGGGCTGTGCGGCGTCGGTGAGGGCGCGAAGCTGGTGCGGGAGGGCGCGACGGCGCTCGGTGGCCGGCTGCCGGTCAACGCGAGCGGTGGGCTGGCCTCGTTCGGCGAGGCCGTCCCCGCACAGGCCATCGCCCAGGTGTGCGAGCTGACCTGGCAGTTGCGCGGCAACGCAGGGGAACGCCAGGTCGCCGGGGCCCGGGCCGG includes:
- a CDS encoding NUDIX domain-containing protein; translation: MRDSHCSSCGARYPGATAWPRSCPACGDIAYRNPLPVAVALLPVTTTHGTGLVVITRTIEPQLGGIALPGGFIDQTEDWKHAVVRELREETGIEAAHADVRLADALSSPGGHLLLFGLLPLRTAAELPPSAPTDETEGWHVLHEPAELAFPLHTTAVRNWFAGRYA
- a CDS encoding glycoside hydrolase family 31 protein, which codes for MDGRELVRSVRVFGTVQGLRAARSAWRRRRTDAWGLQPRGAERARVPGAVTGAEPLPGGGIVRFARSELRVRVTAAGVVFWGWDGAEPEPSYALEGAPPEADPRAELEPDKDGGWRIVSERVTVAVSRYGGVEIRTPGGVVLRKDLPPRWWEPADGGPSRWLQRSEVAADARFFGLGGRASGPRLRDGTYRLWNTDPRGHFGPGDDPLYITMPVQLVVADAGTHLAFLDNSWEGQVTLREGEEGAGSGHDRPGTSEVRMGGGPLRCWVVVGTPARVLRGWTALTGAPALPPSWALGPQHARWGFGSEKEVRRVVAGYRERGLPLSAVHLDIDHYDEHRVFTVDRERFPDLPGLAKELRADGVRLVSIVDPAVKAEPGYAVYDGGAATGAFVRDGRGRAVRGVVWPGECVYPDFTDEAVRAWWGELYEERLAQGFAGVWHDMNEPVSFAPFGDMTLPRSARHALEGRGGDHREAHNVYALGMARAGYEGLRRLRPGERPFLFSRSGWAGMQRYGGTWSGDVATGWPGLRASLSLVLGLGLCGVPYSGPDVGGFDGRPSPELFLRWFQLGAYLPLFRTHAAIDAGRREPWEFGPQVLGHAKAALLERERLRPYFVTLARLAHLTGAPYVRPLWWGAPRDRALRDCEDAFLLGDALLVAPVLEPGADRRAVRLPRGLWYDTVSGRAYEGPGQVLLDAPLSRIPVLARAGAVVPVRGEDGGTELEVWAPAPGRTGTGVVVEDSAGVSPRPAVERYASRLVDGRVVVERVSGAGAVRVERPLRVRGEGGAQA
- a CDS encoding Zn-ribbon domain-containing OB-fold protein, with product MARTRTPVVAGWFTELTEDGDGREFRLLGTRCPACSAVFFPREDSFCRNPTCAGGEPEEVPLSKRGRVWSYTDGRYRPPPPYVSDPEAEWEPYTLVAVELAAEGMVVLGQAAPGVTVADLSVGMEVEVVPGILHEDAETVWTTWHWSPVEADR
- a CDS encoding lipid-transfer protein; this encodes MHPWGKWGRNFVEYGTAAARAALADAGIRWQDVQSVVGADTVRCGYPGYVAGATFAQALGWQGARVTSVYAACASGAQAVNTARAQILAGMADVVLVVGADSAPKGFFAPAGGDRPDDPDWLRFRVLGATNPAYFALYARRRMALHGDTVEDFAQVKVKNAAAGALNPYARYRTTVTAEQVAASAVVADPLRLLDICATSDGGAALVLSSMEYARRHGVPDPVRVRAVSTVTPTYPRTVLDLPDIATDSAVATDSAVAMDPSPPGFRAAIAHAAYEEAGLGPEDLALAEVYDLSTALELEWYEDLGLCGVGEGAKLVREGATALGGRLPVNASGGLASFGEAVPAQAIAQVCELTWQLRGNAGERQVAGARAGITANQGLFGHGSAVVAVR
- a CDS encoding M15 family metallopeptidase, whose product is MRRLATALSALTLTTVALLAGTATAPPAARAASEPKAPEEFVALRAVDPTIIQEMRYTTAHNFVGERIDGYRQPLCILTRPAARALHEAQRKLLLQGYSLKVYDCYRPQRAVDHFVRWAKDLGDERMKPEFYPHVDKSRLFADGYIAEKSGHSRGSTVDLTVVRLPAKKTRPYVPGETLVPCYAPQSERFPDNSADMGTGFDCFDTLSHTEDPRIRGTQRANRQLLKNTLADVGFVNLPEEWWHFTHKPELFPDTYFDFPVSVRSLT